ACTTTAATTAAGGAAAAGCAACCTACACCTGGGTTTTTTGACCAATACTCATCATTGATAAATGCACTGAACTCTTCATAAAGGACTGTACTTCCATTATCCGCCTCCCCTTTTTCACAAGCAATAAAAGAGATCGATGTAAGGAATAGCATCGAATAGATGTATATTTTTTTCAAACTCATCTTTTCGTATTTAGATTAATCTATTTGCAACACTAGAGAAATTGCAATGGTCAGGGCTCTTTCTCAAAGATAAATCAGATTCATCCTCACAAAATCGCGGCAAACTTCCCATCCCTAATCTGCAAGGTATCTTGAATAGTGCCAGGGGGAGATTTACTGATATCATTTACCATAACCATTTCGAAAGTGCCTTCTATCCAGCCGGGTCGGTTTTGAGCATACTGGGGCGGTGAGATGGTATCATAATAAACAGTGCGAAACTCTTTAATGGTAAGTTGGCCTGATACTGCATGATAGCTATAATGTTCCGTAGGGAACACTTCCATTGTATCTAGGTTTCGAGATTCTCTATCTAAGAAAACAGAACTAGTATCGTTGGAATCAAATAGATAGGTACCCTCAGAATAAATATTGTCAAGTATCAGTCCCATCACATTAGAATTTTGGCAATCCTTTGCAACTACAGCAAGAAATCCCCCTGGGTTATCGCCATAAGAACCCGGATTTTTCACATAGGTGGTTTGCAGAGGAAAACAATTAAACTTCCCGCCTTGCTCCGTCCAGAATTCGCCATTGATATAGGCGGTGAACTTTTCATAGAGCACAGCATTATTTTTATCTTGCGAATCTTCTTTACAAGCCGTAAGAAAGATAGTAAGAGCAGTTAGCAGCGTACCGATGCGAATCAATTTCCAGATCATCGCTACAAATTAAGATTAATCAAGCGAAAAGCTTTAAACCAAAGTGGAATTGAAATTAAGGTGCAATCTTAACATCGTGTTTAAAGGTGCCATAATTGCCTTTATTATCTAAAGCCGTAATGGTCAATTGATAATTTACCGAAATGGCATTCTGAGGAATCATAACAGTATAGCCACCATTAAAGTCCCAGCTTGTATCATTGCTTCCATTAAAATCAATTTCCTCATTCAGAACTTGGTTAGGGCCGCCAATATTATTCTTCACATTAATTTGAATGATCACCTTGCTCAGATCTTCATTATCGGTGATTAAGCCCATAAATGTTACCGGTGATCCAGCGCTTAAATGAATGATATTATCTGAAGGAGAAATACTGGGTGCACTTAAACTAATTTGAGGACGGTTATCCTCAATCATAGCTTGAAAGGCAGTGCTGGTCTTATTTCCAGATGCATCTATGGCAGTCAACCTAATAAGACAGGAACCGGGGGTAGCATCTGAAGAAAGCTCAATCTGCTGATTAACGCTAGCCGATGTACCCGAGAGATTGAAGCTTTTAGAATAGGACCAATTGCCATTATTCGTTTCAATACTTAAGTTAAGCTTGGATAGCTGTGCATTATCCTTGACTTGCGCTTGAAATTCAAAACTCTCACCGGCAGTTAATACTACCTCTTGTGATTCTTGATTAAATGAATACTCGGTTATTTCAGGGATGATAAATTCTTCATCCTTATTACAAGACATGATAATTGCCACAATGGCCAGACTAGCCATCGCTAAATACGATTTGCGCATGATTTCAGGTTAAAAATTTGCGCGAATATACAGTTCCTGCTTAAATCCGATAGGTAATGGCATTGATGCTCATCCCAGCCCCAACCGAGGCTAAGAGAATCACATCGCCCTCATTTAACTCGTGACCTTCCAGCTCACCGCGACGTAATAAATCGAGTAGAGTGGGTACCGTCGCCACTGAACTGTTGCCTAAAAGATGGATGCTCATGGGCATAATTCCCTCCGGTTCGGGTGTGCGATACAAACGGAAGAAACGCTTAATAATGGCTTCATCCATTTTTTCGTTTGCCTGATGGATCAAGACCTTTTTCACCTGATCAATGCTTAATCCCGAACGGTCCAGGCAAAGCTTCATCGCTGCCGGAACATGAGTCAATGCAAATTGATAAATCTTCTGCCCCTGCATTTTGATATAGCGGGTATCATGCCCTACATCTTGCTTATTGCTCTCTCCGTAATTCAAATAATAGGCCTCGTCTTCGGTAAAGGTTTGGGATGCTGTACTGAGAATTCCCTTTTTCAGGTCTTTGTCGATAGCCTCTACTACTGCAGCTCCCGCTCCATCAGAGAAAATCATCGAATCCCGATCATGGGGATCTAATTTGCGCGAAAGCGTTTCTGCACCAATCACCAAATAGTGCTTACCCTGGCCAGCGAGAATGTAATTGTAGGCGAGAATTACCGCTTGCACCCAGCCCGGACAACCATATAGAATGTCGAATGCAATGCAATTAGGGTTCTTAATCTTAAGGTCATGCTTTACCCGAGTAGCCAGGGAAGGCAGGATATCACTTTGAATTTTACCCTGTGGGATGTTCCCGAAATTATGGGCGAAGATGATTCCATCCAGAGTTTCAGGGTCAATACCGGCATCATCAATCGCTCTTTGGGCAGCAATGGTAGCCAGGTCTGAAGTTTGCTGATCTGGACGAGCATAGCGTCGTTCGCGAATCCCCGTTATCTCTTGAAACTTTCGGATGATTTCTTCACCCTCCTGATTAATACGCTCACCTTCGCGAGTGTAAAATTCATTGCCACTAAAATTCTGGTTGGGGACCTGAAGTTCTGGAATGCAACTTCCGGTGCCGGTAATTTCTAGATTCATACCATGCTTCTCTATTCCAAAGGAATAAAATATCCTTTAAAATCAAGCCTCCAAAGAGATCGATATTGTAAATAGTACGCTATACTCTGATAGCCATCACTAATAAAGAGATCTTAGATTGGAAACCTCAGCTCAAAAATGATCCCTCTAACAGCGCAGCGCGCGATCTAATTTCTATCGTCTAAGGTCTATTGTCTAATCAAGGAACTCCTTAATAACTATTCTCATCCAATCGTACCTTCCCTCTAAAAGTATAGAAGACAAAGGTGGTATAGCCCAAGATCAAGGGAGTGCCTATGGCTGCGATTAGGAGCATAATGCCCAGGGATTTTTGTGAAGAAGCGGCCGAATAAATATCAATATGATAAGCCGGATCAATAGTAGAATAGAGTAATACCGGATAAAGCTCAAAGGCTAAAACCCCAAGCATCAAAGCAATGGCCAAGGCTGAAGACACAAAGGCAATGCGGAATTTCCGTCTTTTAATCCACTGAGGTATACTTAAAATGCTCAAGATTCCGAGGCTGGGTAAAATCCAAAAGCTCAGCGAGTTTTGCAAGTCATCCGATAATTTGGGATAGGCATATAAGCCATAAGCACTGGCCGCTGTGAAGGCGATAATGAAGAGGATAACCGCCCGATTTAAGAGGATGCGCAATTTGGCATAGAGACGGCCTTCGGTTTTGAGAAGGAGGTAAATAATCCCGTGCATCACAAAAAGAGCGAGGATGGTAAAGCCCATTAGTAAGGCATAAGGATTAAGCAATTGCAACCAAGAGCCCACCAGGTTTCCGCGTTCATCTATGGGCAGGCCGATCATTAAATTCCCAACCACTACTCCCAATAAGAGGGAAAGCGAATTACTAGCCACAAAATAGGCGCGATCCCAAAAATTTCGCCACCATTTCATATCCTCCTTGGAACGAAATTCAATAGCAATGGCCCGAAATATCAGGAGCACCAAAAAGAGCATAAAGGGAATATAGAAGGCCGAAAACAAAGAGGCATAGGCTACCGGAAAACCGGCAAAAAGTGCCCCTCCCGCTATCACCAACCAAACTTCATTGCCATCCCAAACCGGTCCGATGGCATTTAAGGCTATTCGCCGACTTTGCTCCTTCTTTAAAAAGAGATGGATGCTTCCAGCTCCTAAATCAAAACCATCTAAAATGGCATAACCGGCAAATACTCCACCCACTATTAAAAACCACCAGGTTGGATAATCGATGCCCAGGAAATAAGAAAGTTCTGCCTCCATATTATTTAATTATTCCACTAATTGTACGCTTGGGCGCATCGCTGTATTCCACTTTTTCGGCTTCATCCGGCCCATGTTGAATTTTACGATTCAACAAATAGAGGAAGAGTAAAAAGAGGAATGCATACACCACAAAAAACAAGATGATGGAAAAGAGCACCTGTTCTGCTGTCACCGCTTCCGAAAGGGCATTGCTAGTTCGTAATAGGCCATAAACCACCCAGGGTTGTCGACCCATTTCTGCCGAAAACCAACCAAACTGATTGGCGATTTGCGGAAGAAGGACCGAAAACACAAAGATTCTCAGCAACCATTTTTGCTCGAATAATTTCCCCCGCCACCAGAAGAAGAGAGCCAATAAAGTGAGGCCGATTAAGCTAAAGCCGATACCCACCATAATATGGTAAAACTGGAAAATGGCATTGATGCGCTCCGGACGTTGATCCGCCGGAAAGTGATTCAAGCCATGAATAGTGTCTTGCCCAATTTCCTTATTGGTCATTAAGTGAAGAAGCGAAGGAATTTCAATCCCGGTCGTTTTTTGGGCCTCTTCATCAACCCAACCTAAAATCATTATTCCGGCATCATCACTGTCTTCATACTGCCCCTCTAATGCGGCCAACTTTGCCGGCTGATATTCTGCCACCACATTGGCGGAGGAATGACCGCTAAATGCTTGAAGTAAAGAGAAAAAGGTAGCTACCACCAGAGCAATTTTAAAGGCCTTTCGGCTTAAAGCCACATGCTTGTTTTTAATAAGGTAGAAAGCGGAAATACTGAGCACCAAAAAAGCACCGGCTAAAAAGGAACCATTCCAAACATGCCAAAGGCGATCTACTGATGAAGGATTAAAAACCATAGCCCAGAAATCGGTGATCTCGGCGCGCGCATTTATACCTTCACCCACCACATGGAAACCGGCGGGAGTTTGTTGCCAACTGTTGGCCACCACAATCCAAACGGCCGAAAACATGGAGCCAATTAATACCATTACCGTGGCTAAAAAATGCACCCAAGGTTTTACACGATTCCATCCGAATAAAAGCAGGCCTAAAAAGCCCGATTCCATTGCGAAGGCGAAAATTCCTTCCGCCGCTAAGGCAGAGCCAAACACATCGCCCACATAGCGCGAATAAACTGCCCAATTGGTGCCGAATTCGAATTCCATCACAATACCAGTGGCCACTCCAATCCCAAAGGTTAATCCAAAAATGCGAGTGTAAAATCTTGCTAGCTGCTCATATTGGGGATTGCGAGTACGAAGAAATAATGCTTCGAAAATGACCATTAAAAGACCCAAGCCAATACTTAGAGGAGGGTAGATATAATGGAAAGCTACCGTAAAGGCGAATTGAAGGCGCGCGAGGATTTCGACTTCCATAAAGCGATTTTTGCTCTATCAAATATACCTTCCAAAGCTCCTCGCTCGTTTAGAAGCTAGCAAAGATTCTATACCTTTTTCCTATCCTTGCTGAGGCAGAATTGATATTAGCCCGAATTAACAAAAAAGATTCTGAATTAGTATTTGAGAATAGCCAATCAAATCACCAAATTCGCTGTAGTGATTTACCCAAAATCCAAGATTATGAAATTTCCCTTTTTTCGCGTTCTACTGATCAGCCTAAGTTTAGTCTTAGCTTCATGCTCTGATGACGATGACTCTGGCTCGAACAACAATAATCAAAGTCAAAGTTTAAATGCCACCCTCTCTGCGGATAGCCGCTTTAGCATTTTGGTGGATGGATTAAAACGAACCGGACTGGAGTCGATGCTGGAAAGCAATGGCAACTTCACCATTTTCGCACCTACCGATGCTGCTTTTACCGCCTGGATTACGGATCAGGGCTATTCTGATCTTGATGGTCTTATTCAAGGTATTGGCATGGAGGCCTTTAAAGAAGCTTTGGCTTACCATCTTTTAAAGGGCGATTATACTTCAGTACAACTGCAGAGCGGCTATTATTCCACATTGGCCATTAATGCGGAAAAAGACAGCTTACACCTCTATCTTGATAAAGGAGCTCAACTCAAATTAAATGGTGCCGTCCAAGTTCAAGAAGCTAATATCGATGCCAATAACGGAACTATTCACGCGATTAGCTCGGTGAACTTTCCCATGACCGTTTATGGCCTTATTGAGGTGAATCCAGCCTACAGCAGTTTTGAAGCCGCCATTGGTTTGGCAGATGGAAACCTCAAAACCGTACTGGCTAATGAGAGTCAGACTTACAGCCTTTTTGCCCCTAGCAATGCAGCCTTTGATTCGCTGGTAAACCAAACTCCCAATGTGACCAATCTCTTTGAATTGGTAGCTTCCTTGGGTACGGATAAGTTGGCTGATGTGATACTCTACCACGGTACAAACACCGGTATTTTAAGCTCGGAATTGCAAACAGGAAACATCACCACCTTGGCAGATAATGGCCTGGGGGGTAAATTCCAATTCTTTGTGAATATTGGCACCAAAATCAAGCTAATTGATAACAATAGCGCGACTGAAGATGCGGTATTAGTTCAAGGCGATTTGATTGGCACCAATGGGGTGGTTCACTTCATAGATGCGGTCCTTTTGCCGGAATAATTTTACCTAATTCCACTATAATTTGAGAAGCCTGATCATGTCGATCAGGCTTTTTTCATGGGCGGCACTAAAATATTTTCAAATTTTTTTCCTTTGAATATCAGCATCTTAAAAGGCAAACCAGCCCTTGTCTAAAAATCGCATTTGTTCGATTCAAATTTTATTCGAATAAATTTGCAGCGTTGTTCTTTTCAATAATGCTTATCCAGAAAGGTGGAGGGTCAGGCCCTGTGAAACCTTAGCAACCTGCCGTTTTCAAATGCGGAAAGGTGCTAATTCCTACCACAGAAATGTGGAAAGATAAGTAGAGAGATTCTCCGTTTTCCTATTGTGTTTCGGACCTCCTACAAATCTTGCAGGAGGAAGAGAGTTTTTATAATTCTACCCTCTGTGATAAGTGTTTGATTTTAACCTTAAAAACAGCACTTATGAAAGAAAGCACAACTCTTATTCACGCTTTAAGCGAAAATGCTGAAACCGGAGCGATCAGCACTCCGATTTATCAAACTTCAACCTTTGTGCAAGAGGCACCGGGGGTTAACCAAGGTTTTGATTATTCCCGTAGCAACAATCCTACTCGTCAGGCACTGGAAGATCTGCTGGCCCAATTAGAGCGCGGCTATCAGGGCTTTGCCTTTGCCAGCGGTTTGGCGGCTGTAGACTCCGTGATCAAATTGTTGAGCACTGGCGATGAAATCATTGCAGTGGACGACATCTACGGTGGCGCCTATCGATGTTTTACGCACATCTACGAGAAATTCGGGATCAAGGTCAACTACGTGGATACAACCGATCCCTTGCAGGTCCTCAATGCCATTACGGAGCGAACCCGACTCATCTGGCTGGAAAGCCCAACCAATCCTACCCTTAAGGTTAGCGATATAGAAGCGATTAGCCTCCTGGCCCGGGAAAAAGACATCAAGGTAGTGGTCGATAATACTTTCGCCTCACCGGTTTTGCAAAAGCCCCTGCTTTTAGGTGCCGATATCGTTATTCATTCGGCTACCAAATATCTGGGCGGTCATTCTGATGTGATTGCCGGAATTGTAGTCTGCAAAAGCAAAAGCGACTCCGAGAAAATCAAGTTTATCCAAAATGCCACTGGTGCAGTGCTTGGCCCCTGGGACTCTTGGCTGACCATACGCGGAATTCAAACTCTGGAATTGCGCGTGCACAAGCAAAGCGATAGTGCCCATCAGATTGCGGAATGGCTGGAAAAACATCCGGCCGTAGACCGAGTACATTATCCGGGTTTAAAAAGCCATCCCAACCACGCTACTGCCCGACAGCAGCAAAAGAAGTTTGGTGGAGTAATTTCCTTTAGCCTTAAAGATGATCGTGAGGCACCCGCCTTGGAATTTGTGAAAAAGACCCGTCTCTTTAAACTGGCCGAAAGTTTAGGAGGCACTAAAAGTCTGCTTTGCATTCCCGCCTTAATGACCCATAAATCAACTCCCATTGAAGTCCGCCACCAATGCGGTATCCAAGATTCATTAATTCGCCTTTCGGTAGGTATTGAAGATCCGGAAGACCTGATTGAAGACTTGGAATTCGCCTTTCAAAGTTTGCCTAAACCGAAATCCTTAGTCAAATAAAATGAAGGACTTACCCATTTGTATTGGCTTAGCGGGCTTAGGCTGCGTTGGCCAGGGACTTTATGATGTGGTGCAAAAGCATTATAGAGATCGCATTGATATTCGTCGCATCGCTGTAAAGGACCCGGAAAAGGAAAGGAAGGTGCCGAGCCATTTGCTAAGTACCAACTTTGAGACCTTGCTTAGTGATCCGGAGATCAAAGTGATTGTGGAATGCATTGATGATCCGGATGCTGCTTATGAACTCTGTATTCAAGCTTTTAAGCGCGGTAAAGATGTAATTAGTGCCAATAAGCAAATGATTGCTCAAAATTTGGACTTACTCATCTTCCATCAGCGAAATAGCGGTCAATCGCTTTTATACGAGGCAGCTGTAGCGGCTTCCATTCCCATCATTCGGCTTTTGGAAAGCCATTTTGAGGAAGAGGAAATCCTGAGCATTGAAGCCATTTTAAATGGCACCAGTAACTATATCCTAAGTAAAATTCAGCTGGAAGGCTTGAGCTTTAAAGAAGCATTAGCCGAAGCTAAAGCCAAAGGTTTTGCCGAAAGTGACCCTTCTAATGATCTGGAAGGAAAAGATGCGGCTGCCAAAGCGGTGATTCTGGCTGCCCATGCCTTTGGGAAACAATATCGCCTAAACCAGGTAGAACGAACCTCCATTGATGAGTCGAGCAGTCAAGCATTAGAACCTGGACTAAGCCATAAGTGCTTAGCCCTGCTTGATGCTCAAAGTTTACAAATTAAGCTGAGTGCCGTAGCTCCGGATTCAGAGTTTAACCGAATTAACTATGAACGCAATGCGGTTCAAGTGCGCAGCGCCATTGGAGGTTTACATTTTTATTCCGGAAGCGGGGCCGGGGCCGATGCAACCGCCTCTGCCCTACTAAGCGATCTCTTTCAATGGCAGCGCGGTTTTCGCTATCGTTACAGCAAATTGAAAAAAGCTCCTTTAGAAGCCGTGGTTTAAAAGCAAAGCGCCCGGCTGCATAGCAACCGGGCGCTTTCAAATAACAAGGCACAAATTAATGTGCGGCAGTTTCTGTTGAGTAAGGGTGAGGTAAACTCATATATCCCATATTGTAAAGGCTAAATGCCCATTTATCCGCTTGTTCTTGGATAATCTTATCCGTTGGTTTTCCGGCACCATGACCCGCATTGGTTTCAATACGAATTAACATCGGTCTGGAACCAGAGTACTTAGCCTGCAATTCGGCAGCAAACTTAAAGCTATGTGCAGGTACTACACGATCATCATGATCGCCAGTGGTTACCATAGTTGCAGGATATTCTACTCCTTCTTTTACATTGTGTAAGGGAGAGTAGCCATATAAGTACTGGAACATTTCCTGGCTGTCATCAGCAGTACCGTAATCGGTATGCCATCCCGCTCCAGCGGTAAACTTGTGGTAACGGAGCATATCCAATACACCAACCGCTGGTAAGGCAACTGCCATTAAATCGGGGCGCTGAGTCATGGTAGCGGCAACTAGCAATCCACCATTCGAACCACCTGAAATCGCCAATTTTTCAGAACTAGTGTATTTCTGCGCAATCAGGTATTCACCCGCCGCAATGAAGTCATCAAATACATTTTGCTTCTTCATTAGGGTACCGGCCTCATGCCATTTTTCGCCATACTCGCCTCCTCCACGAAGGTTAGCTACGGCATACACCCCACCTTGTTGCAACCAAACAATATTGCTGGTGCTGAAGTAAGGAGTTAAGCTCACATTAAAGCCTCCGTAGCCATAAAGCATAGTTGGATTAGTACCGTCTAATTGGATACCCTTCTTATAGGTAATAATCATGGGCACCTTGGTACCATCTTTAGAGGTATAGAATACTTGCTTAGACTCGTATAATTCCGGATCGAAATTAACCGCTGACTTGCGGTATAATTCTGAGGCTCCGCTTTCAATATTGTATTTAAAGGTTGTTCCAGGATAGATATAGGAAGTAAAGCTGTAATACAGTTCTTTATCGTCCCATTTACCACCAAAGCCTCCCACAGAACCAGGACCAGGAAGCTCAATTTCGCGTTCCATTTGCCCATCCACATTGTATTGATACACTTTGTGAACGGCATCAATCATATAGGTCGCGAAGAACTTACCACCAGCGGAACCAATTTCCAATACATTTTCAGTTTCGGGGATTACATCTACCCAATTCTCTGGGTCCATGGCAGGGAAAGTGGTTTTCACCACCCGGCCATTAGGTGCATTCAGATTTGTTTTAATCCAAATCATATCCCCATCGGTATGGATAATTCCTTGCTCGCTATCGAATCCGGTAATAATGGATTTAAAGGCTGCATTAGGCATGTCTAATCTTTTGATATACAACTCGTTTCCGGTAGTGGATTCTGCGGCTGAAATCACTAAGTACTTTCCATCCTCGGTTACGTATCCACTGATGTAACGACGTTTCATGGCATCACCACCGAATACCAATTCATCTTCCGATTGAGGAGTTTCTAAGCGATGGAAGTATAATTTATGCATGTCGGTCATGGCGGTTAACTGACTACCATTTACCGGCTTATCGTAGGAGCTGTAGTAAAAACCTTCATTGCCTCTCCAGCTTAGGCCGGAGAATTTAACGTCTACCAGAGTATCGCCAATTTGTTCTTTGCTTACGGCATCGATGATAATCACCTTACGCCAGTCAGATCCACCTTCAGAAATTTGGTAAGCACAAAGGCTACCATCTTTGGTAAAGCTCATACCGCCTAATGAGGTACTGCCATCCGCCGCAAAGGTGTTGGGATCCAAGAATACCTCTGCATTATCCATATTGCCTTCACCAGTTTTAAAGCGGTAAATCACATACTGATTCTGGAGGCCATTATTCTTGTAGAAATAGGTGTAATCTCCTTCTTCAAAGGGAGCGCCAACCTTCTCATAGTTCCATAATTCGGTAAGCTTTTCTTTTAGCTCATCACGGTAAGGAATAGTCTCCAGGTATCCGAAGCTTACTTCATTTTCGGCTTTCACCCAAGCTTCTGTTTCGGGCGAACGATCGTCCTCCAACCAGCGATAGGGGTCCATCACCTGAGTCCCGAAATAATCATCAACAGTAGAGTCTTTACGGGTTTCCGGATAATTCAGTTCGGCACTCATGCTTTCTTCCTTTTCCTTAGGTTTTTCGGTACAGGCCACTGAGAGGGCAATTGCCAGGCCCGTGATCCATGGTCCTTTCTTCATAATAGTTTGATTTTTTGATAGGTGGGTCAGAATCGGTACGCACAAATATAAGCTTAGGAGCACTAGTTTGAGAATTCTCTGGGCCGACAATCATCTTTTAGCAAGAATTAAGCTTATAGGGTGCCGACTTTGGGCTAAAAAAAAAGCCCCGACACATGGGTCGGGGCTCCTTATTATTTAAGCTTCAGCTTAGTGTTTCATGATGCGTTTCACATCAATACCCGCGGCTGAATTCACTTTTACGGTGTAAATACCGGTTGCAAAATTGGAGATATCCAAACGGATTTCTTCGTTTTCAGCGTATTCTTCGAAAATCATCAACTGACCATTTCCAGCGTATACTTCAACCTTAATTGTTCCGCGTACATTCTGATCATCGATCTTAATCAAACCGGTAGTTGGGTTTGGATAGATGTTGATCAGACCGGTATGCATTTCACGAACGCTTACATCGCAATCATCTACGTATAGAGTAACCACAGCAGAATCGTCGCCACAAGCAGAATTCACTTTGTATTGGAAGTTATAGCTAGTCATATTTGCTACGGCTGTCGCATCAAAGATATTTCCACTTAGAGCACCACTACCACTTAAGTCGGTCCAGGTACCACCAGCAGTGGCCGCAGGATCAAGATAAGTGCTAAGGTCTACCATAGTCTCGTCGTCGCAAGCAGTATCACTGATATCCATACCAGCGCTAACTACTGCATCTACAGACACGGTTAACATAGTAGTATCTGCAGGACAAGCTACACCTGCCAGTACATAAAGAATACGGTAGGTTCCAACAGCAGCATTATTGCTGTTAAACACGCCAGTTCCAGTATTCAGTGCACCAGATCCATCAAGGTCTACCCAGGTTCCACCGAAGGCGGTTCCAGTTAAGTAGTTACGCAAGATGGTGATTCCGCTTCCGCTACAAAGTGCTAAGCTGGTATCTACGCCTCCAAATGGAGCCGCTTCTACCTCAGCCCATACATCAGCAGTATCTCCGGCACAGCCGTTTACACCTGCTAAGATGTAGCTAAAGTGGTAGGTATTACCTGCGGTTAACTGAGTAGCATCCAGGATACTGTCAGTTAATGCACCAGTGGCATCATTATCTACCCAAGTACCGCCATTATCATGCACACCTAAGAAGGCTGCAAGGTTAGCTGCATTGTCGCTAGAGCAAACAAGGCTGGTATCAGAAATACCGGCATTTGCACCGGGCACAACCGCCAATGCTTGAGTAGCGGAACCAATACAGGCTTTGCTAACCGTAAGATCGAAGGTGTAGTAGATCCGGATTTGAGCCGAGAAGTTGGTTGAGTCAATACTCATCAATCCTGGCAAATCATAAGGATAAGCAGCACCATCGGTAGCACGGAATAAAGAACCTGCACCTGAAAGGAAGTCTACATTCATAAAGTACACCCCTGGGGTAAGCACCATATTCACTGGTACACGCATATCACCAGTTACACCAGCTGGAGTGCTGAAGGTATCACCACGTTGAATCACGTTGGTAATACTGGCATCCCAGATTTGTGCAAAGGCCACCACATCATTTTGATGCAATACCGTCATACTGTCGATATGGATAGTGTCGTCCACTGTAATCCACTGACCATTAGAAAAGTTTCCGAATCCGGAAGCTGCAATATTGGTTAAAGGACCTACATGCAGAACAGGGTTGGTAGTAACATACTCCGCTACATCAAAGGCAGTGGTGAAGGCTACTGAATCGGTTACATAAGTAGCACCAGTTTCACGTACCATACCATTGGTTAACCAAACCAAATCATTATTAGAGCTGGAAGTTGCCATTAAGGTAGTAGGACCACCATCACAATCGGTAGTGTCATTAGTAGTGCCACTTGGCATGCTGCTTACAGAGCAAGTAGCAATGGTACAAGCACTTAC
The Croceimicrobium hydrocarbonivorans genome window above contains:
- a CDS encoding fasciclin domain-containing protein, whose amino-acid sequence is MKFPFFRVLLISLSLVLASCSDDDDSGSNNNNQSQSLNATLSADSRFSILVDGLKRTGLESMLESNGNFTIFAPTDAAFTAWITDQGYSDLDGLIQGIGMEAFKEALAYHLLKGDYTSVQLQSGYYSTLAINAEKDSLHLYLDKGAQLKLNGAVQVQEANIDANNGTIHAISSVNFPMTVYGLIEVNPAYSSFEAAIGLADGNLKTVLANESQTYSLFAPSNAAFDSLVNQTPNVTNLFELVASLGTDKLADVILYHGTNTGILSSELQTGNITTLADNGLGGKFQFFVNIGTKIKLIDNNSATEDAVLVQGDLIGTNGVVHFIDAVLLPE
- a CDS encoding DUF4625 domain-containing protein gives rise to the protein MRKSYLAMASLAIVAIIMSCNKDEEFIIPEITEYSFNQESQEVVLTAGESFEFQAQVKDNAQLSKLNLSIETNNGNWSYSKSFNLSGTSASVNQQIELSSDATPGSCLIRLTAIDASGNKTSTAFQAMIEDNRPQISLSAPSISPSDNIIHLSAGSPVTFMGLITDNEDLSKVIIQINVKNNIGGPNQVLNEEIDFNGSNDTSWDFNGGYTVMIPQNAISVNYQLTITALDNKGNYGTFKHDVKIAP
- a CDS encoding trans-sulfuration enzyme family protein yields the protein MKESTTLIHALSENAETGAISTPIYQTSTFVQEAPGVNQGFDYSRSNNPTRQALEDLLAQLERGYQGFAFASGLAAVDSVIKLLSTGDEIIAVDDIYGGAYRCFTHIYEKFGIKVNYVDTTDPLQVLNAITERTRLIWLESPTNPTLKVSDIEAISLLAREKDIKVVVDNTFASPVLQKPLLLGADIVIHSATKYLGGHSDVIAGIVVCKSKSDSEKIKFIQNATGAVLGPWDSWLTIRGIQTLELRVHKQSDSAHQIAEWLEKHPAVDRVHYPGLKSHPNHATARQQQKKFGGVISFSLKDDREAPALEFVKKTRLFKLAESLGGTKSLLCIPALMTHKSTPIEVRHQCGIQDSLIRLSVGIEDPEDLIEDLEFAFQSLPKPKSLVK
- a CDS encoding 3-oxoacyl-ACP synthase III family protein; amino-acid sequence: MNLEITGTGSCIPELQVPNQNFSGNEFYTREGERINQEGEEIIRKFQEITGIRERRYARPDQQTSDLATIAAQRAIDDAGIDPETLDGIIFAHNFGNIPQGKIQSDILPSLATRVKHDLKIKNPNCIAFDILYGCPGWVQAVILAYNYILAGQGKHYLVIGAETLSRKLDPHDRDSMIFSDGAGAAVVEAIDKDLKKGILSTASQTFTEDEAYYLNYGESNKQDVGHDTRYIKMQGQKIYQFALTHVPAAMKLCLDRSGLSIDQVKKVLIHQANEKMDEAIIKRFFRLYRTPEPEGIMPMSIHLLGNSSVATVPTLLDLLRRGELEGHELNEGDVILLASVGAGMSINAITYRI
- a CDS encoding cytochrome ubiquinol oxidase subunit I; its protein translation is MEVEILARLQFAFTVAFHYIYPPLSIGLGLLMVIFEALFLRTRNPQYEQLARFYTRIFGLTFGIGVATGIVMEFEFGTNWAVYSRYVGDVFGSALAAEGIFAFAMESGFLGLLLFGWNRVKPWVHFLATVMVLIGSMFSAVWIVVANSWQQTPAGFHVVGEGINARAEITDFWAMVFNPSSVDRLWHVWNGSFLAGAFLVLSISAFYLIKNKHVALSRKAFKIALVVATFFSLLQAFSGHSSANVVAEYQPAKLAALEGQYEDSDDAGIMILGWVDEEAQKTTGIEIPSLLHLMTNKEIGQDTIHGLNHFPADQRPERINAIFQFYHIMVGIGFSLIGLTLLALFFWWRGKLFEQKWLLRIFVFSVLLPQIANQFGWFSAEMGRQPWVVYGLLRTSNALSEAVTAEQVLFSIILFFVVYAFLFLLFLYLLNRKIQHGPDEAEKVEYSDAPKRTISGIIK
- the cydB gene encoding cytochrome d ubiquinol oxidase subunit II, encoding MEAELSYFLGIDYPTWWFLIVGGVFAGYAILDGFDLGAGSIHLFLKKEQSRRIALNAIGPVWDGNEVWLVIAGGALFAGFPVAYASLFSAFYIPFMLFLVLLIFRAIAIEFRSKEDMKWWRNFWDRAYFVASNSLSLLLGVVVGNLMIGLPIDERGNLVGSWLQLLNPYALLMGFTILALFVMHGIIYLLLKTEGRLYAKLRILLNRAVILFIIAFTAASAYGLYAYPKLSDDLQNSLSFWILPSLGILSILSIPQWIKRRKFRIAFVSSALAIALMLGVLAFELYPVLLYSTIDPAYHIDIYSAASSQKSLGIMLLIAAIGTPLILGYTTFVFYTFRGKVRLDENSY